The stretch of DNA ATCCCCCACTTCACGACGTCGATCACGCATCGATCCAGCGGGCCCCTCAAACCTGGGCGACAGCGGAACACCCCGTCCCGGCATCACCGGCACAGAGGTGCTGCACCGGCGCAAAACTCCGGCGATGGATCGAACAAGGCCCGTGCTCCCGGAGCAGACGGAGGTGCTCCGGAGTCCCGTAGCCTTTGTGTTCGGCAAAATTATATTGGGGATACCAACGGTGATACTCAACCATCACGCGATCACGCATCACCTTCGCGATGATCGAGGCGGCCGCAATGGAGCAGGAAAGGCCATCGCCCTTGATGATGGAACGTTGAGGAACCGACAGCCCGGAGAGCGTCACGGCATCCAGCAGCAAGAAATCCGGCGGAAACGGCAATGCCTGGAGAGCACGCTGCATCGCCACCCGGGTCGCCTGAAGGATGTTCAACCGATCGATCTCCGCCTCCGTCGCAGCGCCGATGCCAACGCCGATGGCCCGACGAACGATTTCAGCGAACAGTCGAATACGGTCCGCCTCCCCGACCTGCTTGGAATCGTTCAGGCCTAGCAGACGGCATCGACGCGGCAACACCACCGCAGCCGCGACGACGGGACCGGCGAGAGGCCCACGCCCGGCCTCATCGAGCCCGGCTATATGCCGGTACCCGCGACACCAAGCCTCCACCTCAAATTCCTCGGTGGGGCCTCCTATCGTCGGGTTCGGAGTACCAGCCAAACGTGCGCCTCTGTCCTGGTCTCAAGCGGAACACAACACAATCGATTGATCGATCAGGCCTTCGCAGCCGTGGCTGCTGCGGCCGCCTCAAGCTTGGCCGCTGCCTGTGCCTTGCTCTCGACCTTAAACTCACGATCTTCCACCTTGGCAAACTTGCCCTTCTTGGTGCGCAGATAGTAGAGCTTGGCCCGGCGTACGCGCCCTTGGCGGACGACATCGACCTTCGCCACATTGGGTGAGTGGATGGGGAACGTCCGCTCGACGCCGACGTTGTAGGACAGCTTGCGCACGGTAAAGGTTTCGCTATTGAGCGTGCCTTTTCTGGCGATGACCGTCCCCTCATACACCTGGATACGCTCTTTTTCACCTTCGACCACCTTCACGTGGACACGAACAGTATCCCCGATCTCGAACTTGGGCGTCGTTTTCTTGGTTAAGGATCGTTGGATCCGTTCTAGCCGATTCATAATCTTTCCCCTCCTCCTCTCAACGAACAGGTACCTGTACAAGACTCTCTTGCATCACTTCGCTCAACAACCGTCGATCTTCCAATCCAAGCTCGCGATCCCGCAAGAGATCCGGCCGCTTCAGATAGGTATTCCGCAACGCTTCCTTCCGACGCCACAACCGGATCGCCTCATGGTGACCCGAGACCAGCACCTCCGGAACCGCCATCCCGCGCACCTCCGCCGGTCTGGTGTAGTGCGGATACTCCAACAATCCCTCAGTAAACGACTCCTCGGCCGCCGACGCCGCATCGCCCAACACGCCTGGAACCAGGCGCGCCGCCGCATCGATCATCACCAGCGCCGGCAGTTCTCCTCCGGTCAAGACATAATCTCCGACGGAGATTTCTTCCGGATGCAGCGCCAGTCTGACACGCTCATCCATCCCCTCATAATGTCCGCAGACGAAGACTACGACCCGTTCGTCCTGCGCCAGCGACTGTGCCAACTCCTGCGTGAAAGGCCGCCCTTGCGGAGACGGAATAATCACCCGCAACGTCGTCTCCGGATGAGAGGCCCGATAACGGGTCCTTAACGCATCGATGGCCTGGAGCACCGGTTCTGCCTTCATGACCATCCCGGCCCCCCCGCCATACGGCACATCGTCTGCCGTCTTATGCCGATCGAAGGTGTGGTCACGCAAG from Nitrospira sp. encodes:
- a CDS encoding ribonuclease HII, coding for MAGTPNPTIGGPTEEFEVEAWCRGYRHIAGLDEAGRGPLAGPVVAAAVVLPRRCRLLGLNDSKQVGEADRIRLFAEIVRRAIGVGIGAATEAEIDRLNILQATRVAMQRALQALPFPPDFLLLDAVTLSGLSVPQRSIIKGDGLSCSIAAASIIAKVMRDRVMVEYHRWYPQYNFAEHKGYGTPEHLRLLREHGPCSIHRRSFAPVQHLCAGDAGTGCSAVAQV
- the trmD gene encoding tRNA (guanosine(37)-N1)-methyltransferase TrmD, with protein sequence MRCAVVTLFPEMVAPVLGQSILKRAQEKGLLEVSVQNLRDHTFDRHKTADDVPYGGGAGMVMKAEPVLQAIDALRTRYRASHPETTLRVIIPSPQGRPFTQELAQSLAQDERVVVFVCGHYEGMDERVRLALHPEEISVGDYVLTGGELPALVMIDAAARLVPGVLGDAASAAEESFTEGLLEYPHYTRPAEVRGMAVPEVLVSGHHEAIRLWRRKEALRNTYLKRPDLLRDRELGLEDRRLLSEVMQESLVQVPVR
- the rplS gene encoding 50S ribosomal protein L19, which encodes MNRLERIQRSLTKKTTPKFEIGDTVRVHVKVVEGEKERIQVYEGTVIARKGTLNSETFTVRKLSYNVGVERTFPIHSPNVAKVDVVRQGRVRRAKLYYLRTKKGKFAKVEDREFKVESKAQAAAKLEAAAAATAAKA